In Notolabrus celidotus isolate fNotCel1 chromosome 10, fNotCel1.pri, whole genome shotgun sequence, one DNA window encodes the following:
- the LOC117820381 gene encoding rhodopsin kinase GRK1-like, with protein sequence MDIGGLTTVVANSAYINARGSIDGSNAGAARDKKYHSRLKLPHITVCEGLVETQDLSFDSVCVTQPIGKRLFREFLDANKEYHRACRLWKDIEDYDLAEDSDRAKKASKIIQRYMDPSAKHYCAYLSEDIIAKVKDGQETAGDDLFNAALTITLDFFREAPYTFFLESLYLKRFLQWKWLEMQPMDADWFQDFRVLGKGGFGEVSACQMKATGKLYACKKLNKKRLKKRKGYEGAMVEKRILEKVHSRFIVSLAYAFQTKEELCLVMTIMNGGDLKYHIYLVDENNPGFEEPRACFYIAQIIQGLEHLHQKRIIYRDLKPENVLLDNDGNVRISDLGLAVELKEGKTLTKGYAGTPGYMAPEMLKGEKYDTSVDYFTLGVTLFEFMVAKNPFRNRGEKVEREEMKERMLTRQVNYPDTFSEHAKSLCEGLMAREVDQRMGFKNECCNEIRAHPFFSDINWRKLNAGILPPPFVPDPKVVYAKSLDDVGAFSSVKGVAVEDSDKTFFDEFSSGNIPIPWQEEMIEMGIYGELNAWGPEGTIPNDLRRESILEQPKSSTCCVS encoded by the exons ATGGATATCGGAGGACTGACCACGGTGGTAGCAAACTCTGCTTACATCAATGCTCGAGGAAGCATCGATGGCTCTAATGCGGGAGCAGCTCGGGATAAGAAGTACCATTCTCGCCTCAAACTGCCCCACATCACTGTGTGTGAGGGCCTGGTGGAGACTCAGGATTTGTCCTTTGACTCAGTCTGCGTGACTCAACCAATAGGCAAACGCCTCTTTAGAGAATTCTTGGATGCAAATAAAGAGTACCACAGGGCTTGTCGTTTGTGGAAAGACATCGAGGACTATGACCTAGCAGAGGATTCTGATCGGGCAAAGAAGGCCTCAAAGATCATCCAGCGATACATGGACCCCTCTGCCAAACACTACTGCGCCTATCTGTCTGAGGACATCATAGCTAAAGTGAAGGACGGCCAGGAGACTGCGGGGGATGATTTGTTTAATGCAGCATTAACCATCACTTTGGACTTCTTTCGTGAGGCTCCCTACACCTTCTTCTTGGAGAGCTTGTATCTGAAGAGGTTTCTGCAGTGGAAGTGGCTGGAGATGCAGCCTATGGATGCAGACTGGTTCCAAGACTTCCGTGTGCTGGGGAAAGGTGGGTTTggagaggtttctgcttgtcAGATGAAAGCCACAGGAAAACTGTATGCTTGTAAGAAGCTGAACAAAAagaggctgaagaagaggaaaggcTACGAG GGGGCGATGGTGGAGAAGAGGATTCTTGAGAAGGTTCACAGTCGCTTCATTGTGTCATTGGCGTACGCTTTCCAGACAAAAGAAGAGCTTTGTCTGGTCATGACGATCATGAACGGAGGAGATCTCAA GTATCACATCTACCTGGTGGACGAGAACAACCCCGGGTTCGAGGAGCCCAGAGCCTGTTTCTACATCGCTCAGATCATCCAAGGCTTGGAGCACCTCCACCAAAAGAGAATCATCTACAGAGATCTCAAACCAGAAAATGTGCTGCTGGATAATGACG GTAATGTGCGTATATCCGACCTGGGCCTTGCTGTGGAGCTTAAAGAAGGCAAAACACTGACTAAAGGATATGCTGGAACACCAG GGTACATGGCTCCAGAGATGCTAAAAGGAGAGAAATATGACACTTCGGTCGACTACTTCACTCTGGGAGTGACGCTGTTTGAGTTCATGGTTGCTAAGAACCcgttcagaaacagaggggAAAAG GTGGAACGTGAGGAGATGAAAGAACGTATGCTGACGCGGCAGGTGAACTATCCAGACACATTCAGCGAGCACGCTAAGTCTCTCTGTGAGGGGCTGATGGCCCGAGAGGTCGATCAGAGGATGGGGTTCAAGAATGAATGCTGCAATGAGATCAGAGCTCACCCATTTTTCAGTGACATCAACTGGAGAAAACTGAATGCAG GTATTCTGCCTCCTCCTTTTGTCCCTGACCCCAAAGTGGTGTATGCTAAAAGCCTTGATGACGTCGGAGCTTTTTCCTCAGTGAAGGGAGTTGCTGTGGAGGATTCTGATAAGACCTTTTTTGATGAGTTTTCCTCAGGCAACATCCCCATCCCTTGGCAGGAGGAAATGATTGAAATGGGCATTTATGGAGAGCTCAATGCTTGGGGTCCTGAGGGAACCATCCCCAACGACCTCCGCAGGGAGTCCATACTTGAGCAGCCAAAGTCATCAACCTGTTGCGTATCTTAG
- the zgc:172067 gene encoding S-adenosylmethionine-dependent methyltransferase domain-containing protein isoform X2: MMEGQLTESTVAPALFRGVTEDDTSVTTRTQRKDLLTKPERRTEELEKHTVMAGEAMDRRNIWKPNFYYTLGKESFCFAGHDISIRESVDTYGALIWPGAIAMCQFLENNQQQVNLMDKAVLEIGAGTGLLSIVASLLGAWVTATDLPDILSNLTFNLLRNTKGRSRYTPRVAGLTWGQDLERDFPHTSNQFDYVLAADVVYPHDCLEELLGTMRHFCRPGSRTTLLWANKIRFQSDLRFIEGFQSSFNTSLLTELPQEEVRIYKATAKE, encoded by the exons atGATGGAGGGACAACTTACTGAG TCCACAGTCGCTCCTGCCTTGTTTAGAGGTGTCACTGAGGATGATACATCTGTGACCACAAGAACGCAGAGGAAAGACCTGCTGACAAAACCAGAGAGGAGGACTGAGGAGCTAGAGAAACATACAG TGATGGCAGGAGAGGCTATGGACCGGAGGAACATCTGGAAGCCAAATTTTTACTACACTCTGGGGAAGGagtcattttgttttgctgGTCATGACATCAGCATCCGCGAGTCAGTGGATACCTATGGGGCTCTGATCTGGCCTGGG GCGATAGCAATGTGCCAGTTTCTGGAGAATAACCAGCAACAAGTGAACCTAATGGACAAAGCAGTGCTGGAGATAGGAGCTGGGACTGGTCTGCTCTCTATAGTGGCCAGTCTGCTGG GCGCCTGGGTGACTGCCACAGACCTTCCTGACATCTTGTCTAACCTGACCTTCAACCTCCTGCGAAACACCAAGGGTCGATCTCGCTACACCCCTCGGGTGGCTGGGCTCACCTGGGGCCAGGACCTAGAGCGGGACTTTCCCCACACATCCAACCAGTTTGACTACGTCCTGGCAGCCGATGTGGTCTATCCCCATGACTGCCTAGAAGAACTGCTAGGAACCATGCGTCACTTCTGCAGACCAGGAAGTCGTACGACGTTGCTGTGGGCCAACAAGATCCGGTTCCAGTCAGACTTGAGGTTCATAGAGGGCTTTCAGAGCAGCTTCAACACCTCCCTGCTCACTGAGCTCCCACAGGAGGAGGTAAGGATCTACAAGGCAACGGCCAAGGAGTGA
- the zgc:172067 gene encoding S-adenosylmethionine-dependent methyltransferase domain-containing protein isoform X1 — protein MRRLGEGEREISGERRGLKSVLKVKESTVAPALFRGVTEDDTSVTTRTQRKDLLTKPERRTEELEKHTVMAGEAMDRRNIWKPNFYYTLGKESFCFAGHDISIRESVDTYGALIWPGAIAMCQFLENNQQQVNLMDKAVLEIGAGTGLLSIVASLLGAWVTATDLPDILSNLTFNLLRNTKGRSRYTPRVAGLTWGQDLERDFPHTSNQFDYVLAADVVYPHDCLEELLGTMRHFCRPGSRTTLLWANKIRFQSDLRFIEGFQSSFNTSLLTELPQEEVRIYKATAKE, from the exons ATGAGGAGGctaggagagggggagagagaaataTCAGGGGAAAGGAGAGGGTTAAAAAGCGTGTTAAAGGTAAAAGAG TCCACAGTCGCTCCTGCCTTGTTTAGAGGTGTCACTGAGGATGATACATCTGTGACCACAAGAACGCAGAGGAAAGACCTGCTGACAAAACCAGAGAGGAGGACTGAGGAGCTAGAGAAACATACAG TGATGGCAGGAGAGGCTATGGACCGGAGGAACATCTGGAAGCCAAATTTTTACTACACTCTGGGGAAGGagtcattttgttttgctgGTCATGACATCAGCATCCGCGAGTCAGTGGATACCTATGGGGCTCTGATCTGGCCTGGG GCGATAGCAATGTGCCAGTTTCTGGAGAATAACCAGCAACAAGTGAACCTAATGGACAAAGCAGTGCTGGAGATAGGAGCTGGGACTGGTCTGCTCTCTATAGTGGCCAGTCTGCTGG GCGCCTGGGTGACTGCCACAGACCTTCCTGACATCTTGTCTAACCTGACCTTCAACCTCCTGCGAAACACCAAGGGTCGATCTCGCTACACCCCTCGGGTGGCTGGGCTCACCTGGGGCCAGGACCTAGAGCGGGACTTTCCCCACACATCCAACCAGTTTGACTACGTCCTGGCAGCCGATGTGGTCTATCCCCATGACTGCCTAGAAGAACTGCTAGGAACCATGCGTCACTTCTGCAGACCAGGAAGTCGTACGACGTTGCTGTGGGCCAACAAGATCCGGTTCCAGTCAGACTTGAGGTTCATAGAGGGCTTTCAGAGCAGCTTCAACACCTCCCTGCTCACTGAGCTCCCACAGGAGGAGGTAAGGATCTACAAGGCAACGGCCAAGGAGTGA
- the zgc:172067 gene encoding S-adenosylmethionine-dependent methyltransferase domain-containing protein isoform X3 translates to MAGEAMDRRNIWKPNFYYTLGKESFCFAGHDISIRESVDTYGALIWPGAIAMCQFLENNQQQVNLMDKAVLEIGAGTGLLSIVASLLGAWVTATDLPDILSNLTFNLLRNTKGRSRYTPRVAGLTWGQDLERDFPHTSNQFDYVLAADVVYPHDCLEELLGTMRHFCRPGSRTTLLWANKIRFQSDLRFIEGFQSSFNTSLLTELPQEEVRIYKATAKE, encoded by the exons ATGGCAGGAGAGGCTATGGACCGGAGGAACATCTGGAAGCCAAATTTTTACTACACTCTGGGGAAGGagtcattttgttttgctgGTCATGACATCAGCATCCGCGAGTCAGTGGATACCTATGGGGCTCTGATCTGGCCTGGG GCGATAGCAATGTGCCAGTTTCTGGAGAATAACCAGCAACAAGTGAACCTAATGGACAAAGCAGTGCTGGAGATAGGAGCTGGGACTGGTCTGCTCTCTATAGTGGCCAGTCTGCTGG GCGCCTGGGTGACTGCCACAGACCTTCCTGACATCTTGTCTAACCTGACCTTCAACCTCCTGCGAAACACCAAGGGTCGATCTCGCTACACCCCTCGGGTGGCTGGGCTCACCTGGGGCCAGGACCTAGAGCGGGACTTTCCCCACACATCCAACCAGTTTGACTACGTCCTGGCAGCCGATGTGGTCTATCCCCATGACTGCCTAGAAGAACTGCTAGGAACCATGCGTCACTTCTGCAGACCAGGAAGTCGTACGACGTTGCTGTGGGCCAACAAGATCCGGTTCCAGTCAGACTTGAGGTTCATAGAGGGCTTTCAGAGCAGCTTCAACACCTCCCTGCTCACTGAGCTCCCACAGGAGGAGGTAAGGATCTACAAGGCAACGGCCAAGGAGTGA
- the LOC117820471 gene encoding probable inactive protein kinase DDB_G0270444 produces MKTLLLFSLSLTVALGMPPFALDVAQKPVLVKEDQKPVLGDWLPVQGHVVVEDPLPQVKQEEKKEQAKMAPGAAKEEQSVMEKEVKKEKPEVKVEEMGQDTTEVQMEQQVKEKQEVKPEQEAKVELKVEMEQEKTAAMKEEVKAEVEPAVKMEPEVMSEPEVQVKPAVEVEEVKEEVEPEVKMEPEVMSEPEVQVQPVVEVEEVKEEVGPEVKMEPEVMSEPEEQVQPAVEVEEVKEEVEPEDELQDEFGVQMDLLPETEAGLEADEEHTDFEGQFEMFEEPLMELEPLDDDKVVEKEQSDAEQTEKENSPRAAFQNLPVQDEEGFVKESDALFDEPIMELEPEEGEEAPQYAMPGAENMEEGPLLDFMGDPVKPFDEYFPNEEARMGMDDGFPAEEPDYMMMEEPGSEFKEEMSKQRSFSLAQDNQATRQSYCSGLLLGETCYLFFQEQKRAADAEFYCQDSFPGGHLASVTSQNIHREVIELMLQENGTLTDSWIGGLRYLDTGRFIWLDGSQWDYSDWLSGEPSNNAEEECVKMAALGKGKFSGSTCSEPQSFICSFPFQ; encoded by the exons ATGAAGACTCTGCTGTTGTTCTCACTGAGCCTTACAG TTGCTCTGGGAATGCCACCGTTTGCTCTTGATGTGGCACAAAAGCCTGTCCTAGTTAAAGAAGACCAAAAACCAGTGCTGGGGGACTGGCTTCCTGTGCAGGGCCACGTGGTCGTGGAAGATCCTCTGCCTCAGGtcaaacaagaagaaaagaaagagcagGCGAAAATGGCTCCCGGGGCAGCGAAAGAGGAGCAGAGTGTGATggaaaaagaggtaaaaaaagagaaaccagAGGTTAAGGTGGAGGAAATGGGTCAAGATACTACAGAAGTTCAGATGGAGCAGCAGGTGAAAGAAAAGCAAGAAGTTAAACCAGAGCAAGAAGCAAAGGTGGAGCTAAAAGTGGAGATGGAGCAAGAAAAAACTGCAGCAATGAAGGAGGAGGTAAAGGCTGAGGTGGAGCCAGCAGTTAAGATGGAGCCAGAAGTTATGTCTGAACCTGAGGTACAAGTAAAGCCAGCGGTTGAGGTGGAGGAAGTTAAAGAGGAGGTGGAGCCAGAAGTTAAAATGGAGCCAGAAGTTATGTCTGAACCTGAGGTACAAGTACAGCCAGTGGTTGAGGTGGAGGAGGTTAAAGAGGAGGTGGGGCCAGAAGTTAAGATGGAGCCAGAAGTTATGTCTGAACCTGAGGAACAAGTACAGCCAGCGGTTGAGGTGGAGGAGGTTAAAGAGGAGGTGGAGCCAGAGGATGAGCTTCAAGATGAGTTTGGGGTGCAAATGGACCTCCTGCCAGAGACAGAAGCAGGTCTTGAGGCTGATGAAGAGCACACTGACTTTGAGGGacaatttgaaatgtttgaggAACCTCTCATGGAGCTGGAACCGCTGGATGATGACAAAGTGGTTGAAAAAGAGCAGAGCGATGCAGAgcagacagaaaaggaaaactCCCCAAGAGCGGCATTTCAAAATCTACCTGTGCAAGACGAGGAAGGGTTTGTAAAAGAGAGTGACGCTTTATTTGATGAACCAATCATGGAGCTGGAGCCAGAGGAAGGGGAAGAGGCCCCCCAGTATGCCATGCCAGGTGCTGAAAATATGGAGGAAGGGCCACTGTTGGACTTTATGGGTGATCCAGTGAAACCTTTCGATGAATATTTCCCAAATGAAGAGGCGAGGATGGGGATGGATGACGGTTTTCCTGCAGAGGAGCCGGACTATATGATGATGGAGGAACCAGGAAGTGAGTTTAAGGAGGAGATGTCTAAACAGAGAAGCTTTTCACTGGCACAAGACAACCAAG CCACCAGGCAGAGCTATTGTTCTGGACTTCTGCTGGGGGAAACTTGTTACCTGTTTTTCCAAGAGCAAAAAAGGGCAGCAGATGCTGAG TTCTACTGCCAGGACAGTTTCCCTGGTGGCCACCTGGCCTCCGTCACGAGTCAGAACATCCACAGAGAGGTGATAGAGTTGATGCTGCAGGAGAACGGGACTCTGACTGACAGCTGGATTGGAGGGCTGAGATATTTGGAT ACTGGTCGCTTTATCTGGTTGGATGGATCCCAGTGGGActattctgattggctgtcaggGGAGCCCAGTAACAATGCAGAGGAGGAATGTGTGAAAATGGCAGCACTTG GAAAAGGAAAGTTCAGTGGCTCCACATGCTCGGAACCTCAGTCTTTTATCTGCTCTTTCCCTTTCCAGTGA